The Sphingosinithalassobacter sp. CS137 genome includes a region encoding these proteins:
- a CDS encoding acyl-CoA dehydrogenase family protein, protein MARYAPRTALQTHEVTNQPPEFGGRNFFATDAALREAALREGGAWLEAPLAALGAAVGSEHVLELGELANRHLPELIRFDRYGRQIDEVRFHPAYHELMTLAMEHDIHDIAWRREGPGGHVAHAAMLALFTQAEAGVMCPINMTYAAVPALRTDAETAGPWLAALIGGEYDAPLVPIPGKRGITLGMAMTEKQGGSDVRANTTRAERDGRGWRLTGHKWFCSAPMSDGFLTLAYTDAGLSCFLVPRIAPDGSRNAIHVMRLKDKLGNKSNASSEIEYHGAHAELLGEEGRGVRTIIDMVHHTRLGTVAGTLGIMRRALAEAVHHVRHRRAFQKTLIDQPAMTAVIADLATEYEAAVLLVMRVARAFDDEPAFARLGVAVAKYWLTKRCANFVYECMECLGGAGYVEETPLPRYYREAPLNAIWEGSGNVIALDILRTLAKEPAALEAFRTELAAASGGDARFDREVVALAERLGEGAPAEAEARFVAERLALLLQASLLIRHAPAAIADAFVATRIAGGGGRSFGTLPSGCDTQAIVARQ, encoded by the coding sequence ATGGCACGCTATGCCCCGCGGACCGCGTTGCAGACGCATGAGGTCACCAACCAGCCGCCCGAATTCGGCGGCCGCAACTTCTTCGCCACCGACGCTGCACTGCGCGAGGCGGCGCTACGCGAAGGCGGCGCCTGGCTGGAGGCGCCGCTCGCCGCACTTGGCGCCGCAGTGGGGTCCGAGCATGTGCTCGAACTGGGCGAGCTCGCCAACCGGCACCTGCCCGAACTGATCCGGTTCGACCGCTATGGCCGGCAGATCGACGAGGTTCGCTTCCACCCCGCCTATCACGAGCTGATGACGCTGGCGATGGAGCATGACATCCACGACATCGCCTGGCGGCGCGAGGGACCGGGCGGGCATGTCGCCCATGCCGCGATGCTGGCGCTGTTCACGCAGGCCGAAGCGGGCGTGATGTGCCCGATCAACATGACCTATGCCGCGGTGCCCGCGCTGCGCACCGACGCCGAGACCGCCGGGCCCTGGCTCGCCGCGCTGATCGGCGGCGAATATGACGCGCCGCTGGTGCCGATTCCGGGCAAGCGCGGCATCACGCTGGGCATGGCGATGACCGAGAAGCAGGGCGGCAGCGACGTGCGGGCGAACACGACGCGTGCCGAGCGCGACGGGCGCGGCTGGCGGCTGACCGGCCACAAGTGGTTCTGCTCGGCGCCGATGAGCGACGGCTTCCTGACGCTTGCCTACACCGACGCGGGGCTGAGCTGCTTCCTGGTGCCGCGGATCGCACCCGACGGCAGCCGCAACGCGATCCATGTGATGCGGCTGAAGGACAAGCTGGGCAACAAATCCAACGCCTCGTCCGAGATCGAATATCACGGCGCCCATGCCGAACTGCTCGGCGAGGAAGGCCGCGGCGTGCGGACGATCATCGACATGGTCCACCACACCCGGCTGGGCACGGTCGCCGGAACGCTGGGCATCATGCGGCGCGCGCTGGCCGAAGCGGTGCACCACGTCCGCCACCGGCGCGCGTTCCAGAAGACGCTGATCGACCAGCCGGCGATGACCGCGGTGATCGCCGATCTCGCAACCGAATATGAGGCGGCGGTGCTGCTGGTGATGCGGGTCGCCCGCGCGTTCGACGACGAGCCGGCGTTCGCCCGGCTGGGCGTAGCGGTCGCCAAATACTGGCTGACCAAGCGCTGCGCCAATTTCGTCTACGAGTGCATGGAATGCCTGGGCGGCGCGGGGTACGTCGAGGAGACGCCCCTGCCCCGCTATTATCGCGAGGCGCCGCTCAACGCGATCTGGGAAGGATCGGGCAACGTCATTGCGCTCGACATCCTGCGCACGCTGGCGAAGGAACCGGCGGCACTCGAGGCGTTCCGCACCGAGCTGGCGGCGGCAAGCGGCGGCGATGCGCGGTTCGACCGCGAAGTCGTCGCGCTCGCCGAGCGACTGGGCGAAGGCGCGCCCGCCGAGGCGGAGGCCCGCTTCGTCGCCGAGCGGCTGGCGCTGCTGCTCCAGGCGTCGCTGCTGATCCGGCACGCGCCGGCGGCGATAGCCGATGCGTTCGTCGCGACGCGCATCGCGGGCGGCGGCGGCCGCAGCTTCGGCACGCTGCCGAGCGGATGCGACACGCAGGCGATCGTCGCGCGGCAGTGA